A genomic stretch from Strongyloides ratti genome assembly S_ratti_ED321, chromosome : 1 includes:
- a CDS encoding RNA-binding protein with serine-rich domain 1, producing the protein MGEKKEDVSDKDSVKSRSRSVSRSSRSVSRTSRSTSTTSSRSHSSSSRSSDSSRSSSGRSSSRSSGRSVSRSGSSSGGRTASRNRKRSYSRSRSRSPRRSSDRHRYGSRKYSPRRRSPDRRRRSRSRSYTRKNKNKRLVIRDLTQNVTKEHVKEIFENYGTITHIDMVPLKRYEGSMHRGYCFIEYDDPEDALKAVKYMNDGWLDGRRIRVDLSVPRNASKRFNSPPRRRYSSPRRDFGRRRYSRSPR; encoded by the coding sequence ATgggagaaaaaaaagaagatgtATCTGATAAAGATAGTGTAAAAAGTCGCTCAAGATCAGTGTCCCGCAGTTCAAGATCAGTATCAAGAACATCCAGATCAACAAGTACCACTTCTTCACGTAGTCATAGTTCTTCTTCCAGATCAAGTGACTCATCCCGTTCCTCTTCGGGAAGATCATCCTCCAGAAGTTCTGGAAGATCAGTTAGCCGTTCAGGATCTTCTTCAGGAGGTCGTACAGCTTCAAGGAACAGGAAAAGGAGTTACAGTAGATCAAGAAGTCGATCTCCCAGACGTAGCAGTGATAGACATCGTTACGGTAGTAGAAAATATTCTCCCAGAAGAAGATCTCCAGATCGCCGAAGACGTAGTCGTTCACGTAGTTAcacaagaaaaaataaaaacaaacgACTTGTTATTCGGGATCTAACACAAAATGTTACAAAAGAACATGTTAAAGagatttttgaaaattatggAACAATTACACATATTGATATGGTTCcattaaaaagatatgaaGGAAGTATGCACAGAGGTTATTGTTTTATTGAATATGATGATCCAGAGGATGCTTTAAAAGcagtaaaatatatgaacGATGGTTGGTTAGATGGTAGAAGAATTCGTGTTGATTTATCAGTTCCACGAAATGCATCGAAAAGATTTAACTCGCCCCCTAGAAGAAGATACTCATCACCAAGAAGAGATTTTGGAAGAAGAAGATACAGTCGATCTCCTAGATAG
- a CDS encoding Drebrin-like protein, which translates to MSVNLTKHEKVLNEAFDRIANSPTGDEWMLLDYEGQSNIIKLSDRGTDGLEELGMKSSATKQPKVVMIHWQGEGVPSKRIYDTTGHAEAIRHHFRRIHAIIHARDDVDLEEDSILKVINKLGGVKEDKNIQGSSIVPSEKVTSVYQPIKPSRDINISERDKFWKKMKEEEEENKKEKNNKFNIISPTIKNNNYQEVEKISSVYKRIEPSKDINLKEREEYWKKLNEEESSNKKENCIEVENNLIKNRKNMFEEKIGCIEEEKIKIPLSTPEKSNQINSTSPQILPEPVKETNNILSINKIEENLSNVKISSSAIALWDYTAQDDNEISFDPNDIIQEIDQFDEGWWRGRAPDGSYGMFPANYVKLL; encoded by the exons aTGAGTGTCAATTTAACGAAGCatgaaaaagttttaaatgaAGCATTTGATAGAATTGCAAATTCCCCTACCGGTGATGAATGGATGCTCCTTGATTATGAAGGTCAAAGTAACATCATTAAATTAAGTGATCGAGGTACTGATGGCCTTGAAGAGCTTGGAA TGAAATCTTCTGCCACAAAACAACCTAAAGTTGTGATGATTCATTGGCAGGGTGAAGGTGTTCCATCTAAAAGAATATATGATACTACAGGTCATGCAGAAGCCATCAGACACCATTTTCGCCGTATTCATGCTATAATTCATGCTCGAGATGATGTTGATTTGGAGGAAGATTCAATTCTTAAAGTTATCAATAAACTTGGTGGTGTTAAggaagataaaaatattcaggGTTCTTCTATTGTTCCATCAGAAAAAGTAACCTCTGTATATCAACCAATTAAACCTAGTAgagatataaatattagtGAAAGAGACAAGTTTTGGAAAAAAATGAAggaagaagaagaagaaaataaaaaggagaaaaacaataaatttaatataatttcaccaacaataaaaaataataattatcaggaggtagaaaaaatttcatctGTCTATAAAAGAATAGAACCTAGTaaagatattaatttaaaggAACGTGAAGAGTAttggaaaaaattaaatgaagaagaaagttcaaataaaaaagaaaattgtaTAGAGgtagaaaataatttgataaaaaatagaaaaaatatgtttgaagaaaaaattgGATGTATTGAGgaggaaaaaataaaaattccaTTATCTACACCTGAAAAATCTAATCAAATTAATTCAACATCTCCACAAATTTTACCTGAACCTGTAAaagaaacaaataatattttatcaataaataaaattgaagaaaatttatcaaatgtaaaaatatcatCTTCAGCAATAGCATTATGGGATTATACAGCTCAGGATGATAATGAAATATCATTTGATCCTAATGATATCATTCAAGAGATTGATCAGTTTGATGAAGGATGGTGGCGCGGTCGTGCTCCGGATGGTAGTTATGGAATGTTTCCAGCaaattatgttaaattaCTGTGA